One stretch of Argiope bruennichi chromosome 3, qqArgBrue1.1, whole genome shotgun sequence DNA includes these proteins:
- the LOC129963315 gene encoding rRNA 2'-O-methyltransferase fibrillarin-like, translating to MAPPGFSPRGGRGGGFRGRGGDRGGGGGGFRGGRGGDRGGGGFRGGRGGGGGFGRGGRGGGGDRGGFRGSRGGGGGFGRGGRGGGGGRGGRGGGGGRGGKKTVVEPHRHEGVFIARGMQDTLLTLNLVPGDSVYNEKRVTVEENGEKIEYRAWNPFRSKLAAAIMGGIGNIYMKRGSRVLYLGAASGTTVSHVSDLVGPEGIVYAVEFSHRSGRDLLTVAQKRTNIVPIIEDARLPHKYRMIVGMVDVIFSDVAQPDQARILALNAQSYLKDEGHYIISIKANCIDSTASPEAVVANEIEKLRNDKLKPLESLTLEPYERDHTVIVGIFRPRNKDDSVMETGE from the exons ATGGCACCTCCTGGTTTTTCTCCACGAGGAGGTAGAGGCGGTGGATTCCGTG GCCGAGGTGGTGATCGTGGCGGCGGTGGTGGTGGATTCAGAGGTGGCCGAGGTGGTGATCGTGGTGGTGGTGGATTCAGAGGCGGCCGTGGAGGTGGTGGAGGATTTGGCAGGGGAGGTAGAGGAGGTGGTGGTGACCGGGGAGGATTCAGAGGCAGCCGTGGAGGAGGAGGAGGATTTGGTAGGGGAGGTAGAGGCGGCGGTGGCGGACGAGGTGGTCGTGGAGGAGGCGGAGGACGAGGTGGCAAGAAAACTGTTGTTGAACCTCATAGGCATGAAGGTGTCTTCATTGCTCGAGGAATGCAAGATACTTTACTTACCCTGAATTTAGTTCCTGGTGATTCAGTATATAATGAGAAAAGAGTTACAGTTGAagaaaatggtgaaaaaattgaatataggGCTTGGAATCCTTTCCGTTCAAAATTGGCTGCTGCCATCATGGGAGGCATTGGCAATATCTACATGAAAAGAGGTTCTCGAGTTTTATACCTTGGTGCAGCATCTGGTACCACTGTATCTCATGTGTCTGATCTTGTTGGGCCCGAAGGGATTGTTTATGCTGTGGAGTTCTCACATCGATCAGGAAGAGACCTTTTGACTGTTGCTCAGAAGAGGACCAACATTGTACCCATAATTGAAGATGCCAGATTACCACATAAATATAGAATGATTGTTGGCATGGTTGATGTAATTTTCTCCGATGTTGCTCAACCTGATCAAGCAAGAATCCTTGCACTGAATGCTCAGTCATATTTGAAAGATGAAGGTCattatattatttccataaaagCCAATTGCATCGATTCCACTGCAAGTCCTGAAGCTGTAGTTGCAAATGAAATCGAAAAGCTTCGCAATGATAAGTTAAAACCATTGGAATCATTAACTTTAGAACCTTATGAAAGAGATCATACTGTTATTGTTGGCATTTTCAGACCACGCAACAAAGATGATAGTGTTATGGAAACAGGTGAATAA